The following are encoded in a window of Armatimonadota bacterium genomic DNA:
- the thpR gene encoding RNA 2',3'-cyclic phosphodiesterase gives MRCFLAVRLPDGVKRKLVEVQEQVEQGAPGFYSWTAEEAMHLTLYFLGETEEGSLEGVKDALAGVQGEPFRLRVEGLVRLPEPTSPRVLAGGIAGDLEKLARFQQRLSDTIFQLAAFKETRRYYPHVTFGRLRRGMPGNAKAVKRTLAKIVIEPTAMFENTEYVLIRSNPGNERLRYETLETYKLG, from the coding sequence GTGCGGTGTTTTTTGGCGGTGCGGCTGCCGGATGGTGTGAAGAGAAAGCTAGTTGAAGTGCAGGAGCAGGTCGAGCAGGGCGCTCCGGGATTCTACAGTTGGACCGCGGAGGAGGCGATGCACTTGACTCTTTACTTTCTCGGCGAGACGGAGGAAGGATCGCTGGAAGGGGTCAAGGACGCGCTTGCGGGGGTCCAGGGCGAACCGTTTCGCCTGCGCGTCGAGGGGCTTGTGCGACTGCCGGAGCCGACTTCCCCGCGCGTGCTCGCCGGCGGGATAGCGGGGGACCTCGAGAAGCTCGCGCGGTTCCAGCAGCGGCTTTCTGACACTATCTTCCAGCTGGCGGCGTTCAAAGAGACACGGAGGTACTACCCGCACGTGACGTTCGGCAGGCTGCGAAGAGGGATGCCCGGCAACGCGAAGGCTGTGAAACGCACGCTTGCGAAGATTGTGATTGAACCGACTGCCATGTTCGAGAACACCGAGTATGTGTTGATCAGGAGCAACCCGGGCAACGAACGGTTGCGATATGAGACTTTGGAGACGTACAAGCTGGGCTAG
- a CDS encoding dienelactone hydrolase family protein, whose amino-acid sequence MQDSPIQHLAFSPPHSLFTPCGKLPLPQTRPTNQNEDVGGTSFEFSGNGQPYSGYLAPSETGSGPGVIVIQEWWGLVGHIKDVADRFSKEGFTALAPDFYHGKHTDEPDEAGSLMMALDVPEAERVIQGAVEALLAHEATTGEKVGVVGFCMGGQLSLFAASINPKIGACVDYYGIHPNVHPKLEDLRAPVMGFFAERDEHVWPAQVSVLDMNLSELGKEHYFKTYRGCHHAFFNSDRPDVYDQEAAEDSWAAMLKFFRRQLA is encoded by the coding sequence ATGCAAGATTCCCCCATTCAGCATTTAGCATTCAGCCCTCCGCATTCTCTGTTCACCCCCTGTGGAAAACTACCGTTGCCGCAAACCCGTCCGACCAATCAGAATGAAGACGTGGGCGGCACGTCCTTCGAGTTCAGTGGAAACGGTCAGCCGTACTCCGGCTATCTCGCCCCCAGCGAGACCGGCAGCGGTCCGGGCGTGATCGTGATTCAGGAGTGGTGGGGGCTGGTAGGGCACATCAAAGACGTCGCTGATAGGTTCTCGAAAGAGGGATTCACCGCGCTTGCTCCGGACTTCTACCACGGCAAGCACACGGACGAACCTGACGAAGCCGGGTCGCTCATGATGGCGCTGGACGTACCCGAGGCAGAGAGGGTCATCCAAGGCGCGGTCGAGGCGTTGCTTGCACACGAGGCCACAACTGGCGAAAAGGTCGGCGTGGTTGGCTTTTGCATGGGCGGTCAGTTGAGCCTCTTCGCAGCGTCGATCAACCCGAAGATCGGGGCCTGCGTCGACTACTACGGCATCCATCCGAACGTGCATCCGAAGCTAGAGGACCTGCGGGCGCCGGTGATGGGGTTCTTCGCCGAGCGCGACGAGCACGTCTGGCCCGCCCAAGTCTCCGTGCTCGATATGAACCTCTCAGAGCTCGGCAAGGAGCACTACTTCAAGACGTACCGCGGCTGCCACCACGCGTTCTTTAACAGCGACAGGCCAGATGTGTACGACCAGGAGGCCGCAGAGGATTCGTGGGCCGCGATGCTGAAGTTTTTCCGGAGGCAGCTGGCCTAG
- the smc gene encoding chromosome segregation protein SMC, with translation MKLKRVSIYGFKTFADRTEVEVDADLTAIVGPNGCGKSNIVDAILWGLGEAKTSSLRAKTSADVIFAGSGRRKALGFAEVTLTFDNEDGALPLDAPEVSLTRRVTRRGDSNYRINGRTCRLRDVVDLLSDSGLGRAGYAIVGQQEIDQALAASPEQRRNWIDEAAGVMRYRVRRTESLRRLDSAQDHLDRVHDIVSEIETQREPLKNEAETARRYKQAMTSLRSMESGMLIHEVAKIVTQLKEVDEQLVGATKMVEQETTRAEELEREAATTASKIVQLDTDLDALRQKYQEERTALERTIAERQVAQSRLESLSVLETSLGADSEQADRQIKDAAIDLEKAVEAEKREADALSALRVDLSGADQEARGLAKQLAEIEKELVVVREATARSQRAELERAHKLERLSAIEVELTGIQDGIPDIEKAIQDGEKAFEEIDGAVASSKSKIESAVASLKQLREKEEECAAKVRRLMNELAVLDGRRSGLQSTIDAHEGLAQGALAIMSAVESGALRGSYLPLGECLEVDSEYAPAVEVALGAAANDLIVRDLKHAQNAVELLKSQKLGRATFRPLSLVWTRPQTARKTTLLQHPGVIGLASELVKCDDAHRQIVDSVLDGVVVTDTLATSLELAKETGFTCLVSLEGDVVHASGSITGGETANGGTGVVRRIADLHKVESKIVELTKELELLEADRESCEQARAEHGAKLDEARKTADGLVVQHDESKSWLLNLRHELQATVRGQEKLEAERDSIQAEPAVDESEIDATKVERQRDEILKSLVAKSADAEGAEVRLHEADARAAEAKQRRTDIEVRVRNLTDAQAVQRRRTANLEPDRERQRKLILETETRIEAAEKSVENTESRLSGLATKKTEVVEAGAVAAKEAKAAQVGAQTFAEQAHRAEVKRVRLDTRRTATAQRLVEEYGVTEIDAVNRAPKTEIPADARQLVPRLRRELKEMGDVNLGAIEAFERLTERHEELTAQSQDILSGMAEIKESINELDLLTQDRFEATFAKLQVAFGETFRKLFDGGEVEIALLDPKHPLDSGVDIRVTVPGKRRQRLELLSGGERALAATAFIFALLKVKPSPLVILDEVDAPLDGRNVERYISLLREFTVNSQFILITHNPVTIAAADVWFGVTMQEPGVSVVVPCVLPEARQDGLIPAKAYVKG, from the coding sequence ATGAAGCTGAAGCGCGTGAGCATCTACGGATTCAAGACGTTTGCGGATAGGACCGAGGTCGAGGTCGACGCGGACCTTACGGCGATCGTCGGGCCGAACGGCTGCGGCAAGTCGAACATCGTCGACGCCATCCTCTGGGGACTCGGCGAGGCGAAGACCAGTAGCTTGCGCGCCAAGACGAGCGCTGACGTGATCTTTGCCGGCTCAGGCCGCCGGAAAGCGCTTGGCTTTGCCGAAGTCACGCTGACGTTCGACAACGAGGACGGCGCGTTGCCGTTGGACGCTCCCGAGGTCTCGCTGACGCGACGGGTCACCCGGCGCGGCGACAGCAACTACCGAATCAACGGGCGCACGTGCCGACTCAGAGATGTCGTTGACCTCCTTTCCGATTCGGGACTCGGCCGGGCAGGTTATGCGATCGTCGGCCAGCAGGAAATCGACCAGGCGCTGGCTGCATCCCCCGAGCAGCGTCGAAATTGGATCGACGAGGCGGCTGGAGTCATGCGGTACCGCGTGCGCAGGACCGAGTCGCTTCGCCGTTTGGACTCCGCCCAAGATCATCTGGACAGGGTGCACGACATCGTATCGGAGATCGAGACTCAACGCGAGCCGCTGAAAAATGAGGCCGAGACGGCGCGGCGGTACAAGCAGGCGATGACGTCGTTGCGGTCGATGGAATCCGGCATGCTCATCCACGAGGTCGCAAAGATCGTCACCCAGCTCAAGGAAGTAGACGAGCAACTGGTCGGCGCGACCAAGATGGTCGAGCAGGAGACGACCCGGGCAGAAGAGCTCGAGCGCGAAGCCGCCACAACAGCCTCCAAGATCGTGCAGTTGGACACCGACCTGGATGCGCTGCGGCAGAAGTACCAAGAGGAGAGGACCGCCCTCGAAAGGACGATTGCCGAGCGGCAGGTAGCGCAAAGCCGACTGGAGAGCCTTAGCGTGCTGGAAACCAGCCTCGGCGCGGATTCAGAGCAGGCAGACCGGCAGATCAAGGACGCCGCGATCGATTTGGAGAAGGCTGTCGAGGCCGAGAAGAGAGAGGCCGACGCGCTGAGCGCATTGCGCGTTGACCTCTCTGGCGCAGACCAAGAAGCCAGAGGGTTGGCGAAACAGCTTGCAGAGATTGAAAAAGAGCTGGTCGTCGTACGCGAGGCCACGGCCAGAAGCCAGCGCGCCGAGCTGGAGCGAGCGCACAAGCTCGAGCGCCTGAGCGCGATCGAAGTCGAGCTGACGGGCATCCAAGACGGTATCCCGGACATCGAGAAAGCAATTCAGGACGGCGAGAAGGCGTTCGAGGAGATTGACGGCGCAGTAGCGAGTTCCAAGTCAAAGATCGAATCCGCTGTTGCGTCTCTGAAGCAGTTGAGGGAGAAGGAGGAGGAGTGCGCTGCGAAAGTCCGCAGGCTGATGAACGAGCTTGCCGTCCTCGATGGTCGCCGAAGCGGCCTCCAATCGACGATCGACGCGCACGAAGGTTTGGCGCAAGGCGCTCTGGCGATCATGAGCGCAGTCGAAAGCGGGGCTTTGCGCGGATCGTACTTGCCGCTCGGCGAGTGCTTGGAAGTGGACTCGGAGTACGCCCCAGCGGTAGAAGTCGCTCTTGGCGCCGCAGCGAACGATCTAATAGTTAGAGACCTGAAGCACGCTCAAAACGCAGTGGAGCTGCTGAAGTCGCAAAAGCTCGGCCGAGCGACGTTCAGACCGCTGTCGCTCGTTTGGACGCGGCCGCAAACAGCGCGGAAAACGACGTTGCTGCAGCACCCGGGTGTGATCGGTCTAGCCAGCGAGCTGGTCAAGTGCGACGACGCGCACCGGCAGATCGTCGATTCAGTCTTGGACGGGGTCGTCGTCACCGACACCCTTGCGACGAGCCTCGAACTTGCCAAGGAAACCGGTTTTACTTGCCTCGTGTCGCTAGAAGGAGACGTCGTCCACGCGTCCGGATCGATCACGGGAGGCGAGACGGCCAACGGCGGCACTGGCGTCGTTCGAAGGATTGCGGATTTGCACAAGGTCGAGAGTAAGATCGTCGAGCTGACGAAGGAGCTCGAACTGCTCGAAGCCGACCGTGAGAGTTGCGAGCAAGCGCGAGCCGAGCACGGAGCAAAGCTCGACGAGGCGCGAAAGACAGCCGATGGCTTGGTCGTCCAGCACGACGAGTCGAAGTCGTGGCTGCTGAACCTTCGCCATGAGCTGCAAGCCACCGTGAGGGGACAAGAGAAGCTTGAGGCTGAGCGCGATTCGATACAGGCAGAACCTGCGGTTGACGAGAGCGAGATCGACGCGACGAAAGTAGAGCGGCAGAGAGACGAAATCCTCAAGAGCCTCGTCGCAAAGTCTGCCGACGCAGAGGGCGCCGAGGTCAGGTTGCACGAGGCGGATGCAAGGGCTGCAGAAGCGAAGCAGCGGCGGACCGACATCGAGGTTCGTGTTCGGAATCTGACCGACGCACAGGCCGTGCAACGAAGGCGCACCGCCAACCTTGAGCCGGACAGGGAGCGTCAGCGAAAGTTGATCCTCGAAACCGAAACGCGCATTGAAGCGGCTGAAAAATCGGTCGAGAATACTGAGAGCCGACTGAGCGGTCTTGCGACCAAGAAGACGGAAGTGGTCGAGGCTGGCGCGGTCGCGGCAAAGGAAGCAAAGGCTGCCCAGGTCGGCGCCCAGACCTTCGCCGAACAAGCTCATCGGGCAGAGGTCAAGCGTGTGCGGCTCGATACCCGCAGAACCGCCACCGCGCAGCGCTTGGTCGAAGAGTACGGCGTGACCGAGATCGATGCGGTCAATCGCGCGCCCAAAACCGAGATCCCTGCCGACGCCAGACAGCTGGTGCCAAGGCTCCGGCGAGAGTTGAAGGAGATGGGCGACGTCAACTTGGGCGCGATAGAGGCGTTCGAGAGACTCACCGAGCGGCACGAAGAGTTGACGGCGCAGAGCCAGGACATCCTGTCTGGCATGGCCGAGATCAAGGAGAGCATAAACGAGTTGGATCTGTTGACTCAGGACAGGTTTGAAGCCACGTTCGCCAAGCTCCAGGTCGCGTTCGGCGAGACTTTCCGGAAGCTGTTCGACGGCGGAGAGGTGGAGATCGCTCTGCTCGATCCGAAGCACCCCTTGGATTCAGGAGTCGACATCAGGGTGACCGTGCCAGGAAAGAGGCGGCAGCGGCTGGAGCTGTTGAGCGGCGGGGAGAGGGCGCTGGCCGCAACGGCGTTCATCTTCGCTCTGCTCAAGGTCAAGCCAAGCCCACTCGTCATCCTCGATGAGGTCGATGCGCCCCTCGACGGACGGAACGTCGAGCGGTACATCTCTCTTCTGCGCGAGTTCACTGTGAACTCCCAGTTCATTCTGATCACGCACAACCCGGTGACGATCGCGGCTGCCGACGTGTGGTTCGGCGTGACGATGCAAGAGCCAGGAGTCTCGGTCGTGGTTCCGTGCGTGCTGCCAGAGGCCAGACAGGACGGGCTGATACCTGCGAAAGCGTACGTGAAAGGGTGA
- a CDS encoding flavin reductase family protein, whose amino-acid sequence MATVASGRHSFDLQDLEASRRYDLLVGLVVPRPIGLVSTVSEDGVPNLAPFSFFMVGGINPPSLMFCPLIKKNGDEKDSLQNVRANGEFVVNLVDFAMAKGINEAGISFDSDFDEWQVSGFSPEESTVVKPARVKESAAQFECRLHQIVHHGDGPSAAVYVIGEALIAHVADELVDQSAKLLRRFEPIARLGGPDYLNLADGNFFEMPRPKGPSESSAE is encoded by the coding sequence ATGGCCACCGTCGCATCCGGTCGGCACTCGTTTGATCTACAAGACCTTGAGGCGAGCCGGCGTTACGACCTTCTCGTCGGCTTGGTCGTTCCGCGGCCGATCGGGCTCGTCAGCACAGTTAGCGAAGACGGAGTTCCAAATCTGGCGCCGTTCAGCTTCTTCATGGTCGGAGGAATCAACCCGCCGAGCCTGATGTTCTGCCCGCTGATCAAGAAGAATGGGGACGAGAAGGACAGCCTGCAGAACGTGCGGGCGAACGGCGAGTTCGTTGTAAACCTCGTCGACTTCGCGATGGCCAAAGGGATCAACGAGGCCGGGATCAGCTTTGACAGCGACTTCGACGAATGGCAGGTCTCAGGGTTTTCCCCAGAGGAGAGCACGGTTGTGAAACCTGCCCGCGTAAAAGAAAGCGCCGCGCAGTTCGAGTGCAGGCTGCACCAGATCGTTCATCACGGCGACGGTCCGAGCGCGGCGGTCTACGTGATCGGCGAGGCGCTGATTGCCCACGTCGCCGATGAGTTGGTCGATCAAAGTGCCAAGCTGTTGAGGCGGTTCGAGCCGATCGCCCGACTCGGGGGCCCCGACTATTTGAATCTCGCGGATGGAAATTTCTTTGAAATGCCACGTCCAAAGGGGCCGTCCGAATCGTCCGCTGAGTAA